A genomic window from Nocardioides jiangxiensis includes:
- a CDS encoding acyl-CoA synthetase: MSAALWPPYAGFADLPHIEKVPLAERDLPPTTFDLLRRAAFLWPAKVAASVLPDASRWKEHVDLTYGDLYASVVRYANALHELGVRRGNAVGLMSTNCASLIPATLAAQVAGIAAPVNPGLNPEHAATLLERSGTAVLIAAGPELDASIWTTALDIARSGGVSVLLALRPTDATGPAPDLPAVEGVLCVYLDDLAAVQAASAFAGQEPAADDIASVFHTGGTTGIPKLAAHTHANEVADAWMIAANYLLDDDDAIFAALPLFHVNALVVTTLAPLFRGQRVVWAGPLGYRDFALYAEIWRIVEAFRIATMSAVPTVYQVLAQCPVDADISSMAFAVAGASALPRAVAEAFTSSTGVPLVEGYGLTEATCASIRSFPDDVRPGSVGQRMPYQQVKVVKVEADGSWTDLPAGETGLLVIGGPTVFPGYVVGHDGTGPVLDDLGKLKDGWLDTGDLARIDAEGFVYLTGRAKDLIIRGGHNIDPSMIEDALLTHPEVVAAAAVGRPDAYAGEVPVAYVTLAVGARTSAEELRAWAAAAVPEKAAAPKVVEIRDALPVTDVGKPYKLPLRADALRDEVARALEGVPEVNGVDGVVVDGSVEAVVYAEPDVDEARVAKVLGAYALTWRLHVTR; the protein is encoded by the coding sequence ATGAGCGCGGCGCTGTGGCCGCCGTACGCCGGCTTCGCCGATCTCCCTCACATCGAGAAGGTCCCGCTCGCCGAGCGTGACCTGCCGCCGACGACGTTCGACCTCCTCCGCCGTGCCGCCTTCCTGTGGCCCGCGAAGGTGGCGGCCTCGGTCCTTCCGGACGCCTCGCGGTGGAAGGAGCACGTCGACCTCACCTACGGCGACCTCTACGCATCGGTCGTCCGCTACGCGAACGCGCTCCACGAGCTGGGCGTCCGGCGAGGCAACGCGGTCGGCCTGATGTCGACCAACTGCGCTTCGCTGATCCCGGCCACGCTGGCGGCGCAGGTCGCGGGCATCGCGGCGCCGGTCAACCCGGGGCTGAACCCGGAGCACGCCGCCACGCTGCTCGAGCGGTCGGGCACGGCGGTCCTCATCGCTGCCGGGCCGGAGCTGGACGCCTCGATCTGGACGACCGCACTCGACATCGCGCGCAGCGGGGGCGTCTCGGTGCTGCTGGCGCTCCGCCCCACGGACGCGACCGGCCCGGCCCCGGACCTTCCCGCGGTGGAGGGGGTGCTGTGCGTGTACCTCGACGACCTCGCGGCAGTGCAGGCGGCCAGCGCCTTCGCCGGCCAGGAGCCGGCAGCAGACGACATCGCGTCCGTCTTCCACACCGGAGGCACGACCGGCATCCCGAAGCTCGCCGCGCACACCCATGCCAACGAGGTCGCAGACGCCTGGATGATCGCGGCCAACTACCTGCTCGACGACGACGACGCGATCTTCGCCGCGCTCCCGCTCTTCCACGTCAACGCCCTCGTGGTGACGACGCTGGCTCCGCTGTTCCGCGGCCAGCGGGTCGTCTGGGCCGGGCCACTCGGCTACCGCGACTTCGCGCTCTACGCGGAGATCTGGCGAATTGTCGAGGCGTTCCGGATCGCGACCATGAGCGCCGTTCCGACGGTCTACCAGGTGCTCGCCCAGTGCCCCGTCGACGCCGACATCTCCTCGATGGCCTTCGCGGTCGCGGGAGCCTCGGCGCTGCCGAGGGCCGTCGCGGAGGCGTTCACCTCCTCCACCGGCGTACCGCTGGTGGAGGGCTACGGACTGACCGAGGCGACCTGTGCGAGCATCCGGAGCTTCCCCGACGACGTCCGTCCCGGGTCGGTCGGCCAGCGCATGCCGTACCAGCAGGTCAAGGTCGTCAAGGTCGAGGCCGACGGCTCGTGGACCGACCTCCCGGCGGGGGAGACAGGCCTGCTCGTGATCGGTGGGCCGACGGTCTTCCCCGGCTACGTCGTCGGTCACGACGGCACCGGTCCCGTGCTGGACGACCTGGGCAAGCTGAAGGACGGCTGGCTCGACACCGGTGACCTCGCCCGCATCGATGCCGAGGGCTTCGTGTACCTCACCGGTCGGGCCAAGGACCTGATCATCCGGGGTGGCCACAACATCGACCCGTCGATGATCGAGGACGCTCTCCTCACGCACCCCGAGGTGGTGGCCGCGGCGGCCGTCGGCCGCCCGGACGCCTACGCGGGAGAGGTGCCGGTGGCCTACGTGACGCTGGCCGTCGGGGCCCGGACGAGTGCCGAGGAGCTCCGCGCCTGGGCCGCTGCCGCCGTTCCCGAGAAGGCTGCCGCCCCCAAGGTGGTGGAGATCCGCGACGCTCTGCCGGTAACCGACGTCGGCAAGCCCTACAAGCTCCCGCTGCGCGCTGATGCGCTGCGGGACGAGGTCGCCCGGGCGCTCGAGGGCGTTCCGGAGGTCAACGGGGTGGACGGCGTTGTCGTCGACGGGTCCGTGGAGGCCGTCGTCTACGCCGAGCCCGACGTCGACGAGGCCCGCGTTGCCAAGGTCCTGGGTGCCTATGCACTCACCTGGCGCCTTCACGTGACGCGCTGA
- a CDS encoding fumarylacetoacetate hydrolase family protein gives MTTTILRTVDAWWVQTGLGAARIDTAATTTRELLADRRAIEMAALAEEATPLETLHLVSPVTAPCRVVAQMTNFRSHISDAGMDPDTIPMTFFRKTSGSICGPEDEIIKPAHVQLLDYEVEIGIVFGKALPVGTEITAANLPDFVAGLVVTNDISARDLQLPKTQFFESKSYPTFTPVGPALVLLDEDELARFDDLRLTLRVNGEVRQDSVVGDDMVYRPLEAIRYLTGFQHLDAGDVLLTGTPVGTALSAPPKPIEVIGSLLPAHVKWKAFFKRQAKNTRYLQDGDVVEATVSTPDGAIDLGTQRNTVRWAR, from the coding sequence ATGACGACCACGATCCTCCGCACTGTCGACGCCTGGTGGGTGCAGACCGGCCTGGGTGCCGCTCGCATCGACACGGCGGCGACGACGACGCGGGAACTCCTCGCCGACCGCCGCGCGATCGAGATGGCCGCGCTCGCCGAAGAAGCGACTCCCCTCGAGACGCTGCACCTGGTGTCACCGGTGACCGCGCCGTGCCGCGTCGTCGCCCAGATGACCAACTTCCGCTCCCACATCAGTGATGCCGGCATGGATCCGGACACCATCCCCATGACGTTCTTCCGCAAGACGTCGGGATCCATCTGTGGGCCCGAGGACGAGATCATCAAGCCCGCCCACGTGCAGCTCCTCGACTACGAGGTCGAGATCGGCATCGTGTTCGGCAAGGCGCTGCCCGTCGGCACGGAGATCACCGCCGCGAACCTGCCTGACTTCGTCGCGGGCCTGGTCGTCACCAACGACATCTCCGCCCGGGACCTGCAGCTGCCCAAGACCCAATTCTTCGAGAGCAAGTCGTATCCGACCTTCACCCCCGTCGGGCCGGCGCTCGTGCTCCTCGACGAGGACGAGCTCGCGCGGTTCGACGACCTGCGGCTGACGTTGCGCGTCAACGGTGAGGTCCGCCAGGACTCGGTGGTCGGCGACGACATGGTCTATCGCCCGCTCGAGGCGATCCGCTACCTGACCGGCTTCCAGCACCTCGATGCGGGCGACGTCCTCCTGACCGGTACGCCGGTGGGCACCGCGCTCAGCGCCCCTCCGAAGCCGATCGAGGTGATCGGCAGCCTGCTGCCCGCGCACGTGAAGTGGAAGGCCTTCTTCAAGAGGCAGGCGAAGAACACCAGGTACCTGCAGGACGGAGATGTCGTCGAGGCGACCGTCTCCACGCCCGACGGTGCGATCGACCTCGGCACGCAGCGCAACACCGTCCGGTGGGCACGATGA
- a CDS encoding VOC family protein, producing MTDASHHGTHNDLHSEQGALAGEHPGRARNPLIKVLDLAWLEFEKPDLDGAERFAQAFGFVTVARTPTELQLRGALAGAPCVIIRKGPRSRFAGSAFRAAAIDDLVRLASATGAAVRPLPDSIGGRVVDLVDPSGARVRVVAETHDLPALGTQAAHVLNAGGDVKRVNATQRPPRVPAVIERLGHVVLQSTRYRETLDWYLEHLGLIVSDFKFFEGQREAGPTMSFIRCDQGSVAVDHHTLALTLGPRNRYVHSAFQVSDLDALAAGGEFLLEEGYDRSWGIGRHIEGSQIFDYWRDPDGFLVEHFTDGDMFDCTLEPGWSPMTASGLAQWGPAPTADFMGIKPTRADTYRELRSMVTALRDDNEFTSRRLAGLMKVARS from the coding sequence ATGACCGACGCGAGCCACCACGGCACCCACAACGACCTGCACAGCGAGCAGGGTGCGCTGGCGGGGGAGCACCCCGGCCGGGCGCGGAACCCGCTCATCAAGGTGCTCGACCTCGCCTGGCTGGAGTTCGAGAAGCCCGATCTCGACGGTGCGGAGCGGTTCGCGCAGGCCTTCGGGTTCGTCACTGTCGCGCGTACGCCGACCGAGCTGCAGCTGCGTGGCGCGCTCGCCGGCGCGCCCTGCGTGATCATCCGCAAGGGGCCGCGCTCGCGCTTCGCCGGATCGGCCTTCCGGGCAGCCGCCATCGACGACCTCGTCCGCCTCGCGTCGGCGACCGGCGCAGCGGTCCGGCCCCTGCCTGACTCGATCGGCGGGCGGGTCGTCGACCTCGTCGACCCCAGCGGTGCCCGTGTCCGGGTCGTGGCGGAGACGCACGACCTTCCCGCTCTCGGCACCCAGGCGGCCCACGTCCTCAACGCCGGCGGTGACGTGAAGCGTGTCAACGCCACCCAGCGGCCTCCGCGGGTGCCGGCCGTCATCGAGCGCCTCGGCCACGTGGTGCTCCAGTCGACGCGCTACCGGGAGACCCTCGACTGGTACCTCGAGCACCTGGGCCTGATCGTCAGCGACTTCAAGTTCTTCGAGGGCCAGCGCGAGGCGGGCCCGACGATGAGCTTCATCCGGTGTGACCAGGGTTCGGTCGCGGTCGACCACCACACGCTCGCGCTCACCCTCGGTCCGCGCAACCGGTACGTGCACTCCGCCTTCCAGGTCAGCGACCTCGACGCGCTCGCGGCGGGCGGCGAGTTCCTGCTGGAGGAGGGCTACGACCGTTCGTGGGGCATCGGTCGCCACATCGAGGGAAGCCAGATCTTCGACTACTGGCGCGACCCGGACGGCTTCCTCGTCGAGCACTTCACCGACGGCGACATGTTCGACTGCACGCTCGAGCCCGGCTGGTCGCCCATGACCGCGTCCGGGCTGGCCCAGTGGGGACCGGCGCCGACCGCTGACTTCATGGGCATCAAGCCCACCCGCGCCGACACCTACCGCGAGCTCCGGTCGATGGTGACCGCGCTCCGGGACGACAACGAATTCACCTCCCGGCGCCTCGCCGGCCTGATGAAGGTAGCCCGTTCATGA
- a CDS encoding TetR/AcrR family transcriptional regulator: MNATERRIHDAAVRLFAERGHTELSVSDLASEAGVARGTLYRNVESVDGLYEQVRMQLAIDVHERVNEVMGASGITDPALRLATGIRLLVRHAHENPAMGRFFVRFGLTDESLREMLSGPPLRDLNEGIDAGRYTAERGRDLSIASMIMGTTVAAIWMALEGHQGWREASSDAAELILIALGIAPGEARALATTPLPSASLTA, from the coding sequence ATGAACGCAACGGAGCGCCGGATTCACGACGCCGCAGTGCGGCTCTTCGCCGAGCGCGGACACACGGAGCTGAGCGTGAGCGACCTGGCGTCCGAGGCCGGCGTCGCTCGGGGCACCCTGTATCGCAACGTCGAATCGGTCGACGGGCTCTACGAGCAGGTCCGCATGCAGCTCGCCATCGACGTGCACGAGCGGGTCAACGAGGTCATGGGTGCAAGTGGCATCACGGATCCTGCCCTCAGACTCGCCACAGGCATCAGGCTCCTCGTCCGGCACGCGCACGAGAATCCGGCCATGGGTCGGTTCTTCGTTCGCTTCGGCCTCACCGACGAGTCCCTGCGCGAGATGCTCTCCGGCCCGCCACTGAGGGACCTGAACGAAGGGATCGACGCCGGGCGGTACACCGCCGAACGTGGTCGCGACCTCAGCATCGCCAGCATGATCATGGGCACGACGGTCGCCGCCATCTGGATGGCCCTCGAGGGACACCAGGGCTGGCGCGAGGCCAGCAGCGACGCCGCAGAGCTGATCCTCATCGCCCTCGGGATCGCACCGGGCGAGGCCCGCGCCCTGGCCACCACCCCCCTGCCATCGGCCTCCCTGACCGCCTGA
- a CDS encoding tyrosine-type recombinase/integrase has protein sequence MSTASATKTASSDALLPLPDICVEALRSHRVLSNRWKRRAGEAWHDSGLVFSTQFGLPIDPRNFNRSFKRRAELAGVPVIPVHSTRRTCASLLVELGVHPRVAMAIMRHSQISVTMNIYSQVASSSTRDALANLGARLAEGGHS, from the coding sequence TTGTCCACAGCCAGCGCCACCAAGACTGCCTCCTCGGACGCACTTCTGCCGCTTCCAGATATCTGCGTCGAAGCCCTCCGCTCGCACCGAGTCCTGAGCAACCGCTGGAAACGTCGCGCCGGCGAGGCGTGGCACGACTCCGGCCTCGTGTTCTCGACGCAGTTCGGACTGCCCATCGACCCGCGCAACTTCAACCGCAGCTTCAAGCGCCGCGCGGAACTGGCCGGCGTGCCTGTCATCCCGGTCCACTCAACCCGTCGCACGTGCGCGTCGCTGCTGGTCGAACTCGGCGTCCATCCTCGAGTCGCGATGGCCATCATGCGGCACAGCCAGATCTCCGTAACGATGAACATCTACAGCCAGGTGGCGTCGTCTTCCACCCGCGATGCCCTCGCAAATCTCGGCGCGAGACTCGCGGAAGGGGGTCATTCGTGA
- a CDS encoding histidine phosphatase family protein — MSAQHMPGAASGEVRRLVVLRHGRTAWNAEGRAQGHSDVSLDRSGHAEAAAAAPWIARLSPVALWSSDLARARETAAYVAKESGLDPVFDARLREFALGERTGLTNAEFEARFPQQYAAFREGRWDPLPGMETTEELAARVSAALVDLVASIAPGETAAVVAHGGAIKVGVSALLGWTPEIAQALRHPVNCGWALLEHEGPVSAGRWRLAAWNLSVPDPDFTSAPPVR; from the coding sequence GTGAGCGCGCAGCACATGCCGGGGGCCGCCTCCGGAGAGGTACGCCGCCTGGTCGTGCTGCGCCACGGCCGCACCGCCTGGAACGCCGAGGGCCGCGCCCAGGGGCACTCGGACGTCTCGCTCGACCGCTCCGGCCACGCGGAGGCCGCTGCGGCGGCGCCGTGGATCGCCCGGCTGTCGCCGGTGGCCCTGTGGTCCTCCGACCTCGCCCGGGCGCGCGAGACCGCGGCGTACGTCGCGAAGGAGAGCGGCCTCGACCCGGTCTTCGACGCGCGCCTGCGCGAGTTCGCGCTGGGGGAGCGGACGGGGCTGACGAACGCCGAGTTCGAGGCCCGCTTCCCGCAGCAGTACGCGGCGTTCAGGGAAGGGCGCTGGGACCCGCTGCCGGGCATGGAGACGACCGAGGAGCTCGCCGCCCGTGTCTCCGCCGCGCTGGTGGACCTCGTCGCCTCGATCGCGCCGGGGGAGACCGCGGCCGTCGTGGCGCACGGCGGAGCGATCAAGGTCGGTGTCTCCGCCCTGCTCGGCTGGACCCCGGAGATCGCCCAGGCGCTGCGTCACCCGGTCAACTGCGGCTGGGCGCTGCTCGAGCACGAAGGCCCTGTTTCCGCTGGTCGGTGGCGTCTGGCGGCCTGGAACCTGTCCGTGCCGGACCCCGATTTCACATCCGCGCCACCTGTTCGCTAA
- the rsfS gene encoding ribosome silencing factor, with the protein MTAHEESVRLITIAARAAADKKATEIRAYDVSEQVGITDAYLLATGNNEPQVKAIVEEIEDKLREDSALKPIRREGDKEGLWVLLDFGDIVIHVQRQEEREYYALERLWRDSPLIELPKDLHGPADA; encoded by the coding sequence ATGACCGCCCACGAAGAGTCCGTCCGCCTGATCACCATCGCCGCGCGCGCTGCCGCGGACAAGAAGGCGACCGAGATCCGGGCGTACGACGTCAGCGAGCAGGTCGGCATCACCGACGCCTACCTCCTGGCCACCGGCAACAACGAGCCGCAGGTCAAGGCGATCGTCGAGGAGATCGAGGACAAGCTCCGCGAGGACAGCGCCCTCAAGCCGATCCGCCGCGAGGGCGACAAGGAGGGCCTGTGGGTCCTCCTCGACTTCGGCGACATCGTGATCCACGTGCAGCGCCAGGAGGAGCGCGAGTACTACGCGCTCGAGCGCCTGTGGCGCGACAGCCCCCTCATCGAGCTTCCCAAGGACCTGCACGGTCCTGCGGACGCCTGA
- the nadD gene encoding nicotinate-nucleotide adenylyltransferase — protein MTPRRRVGVMGGTFDPIHHGHLVAASEVRAWFDLDEVVFVPTGDPWQKTARDGRSVSPAEHRYLMTVIATAANPSFRVSRVDIDRDGPTYTIDTLRDLAAEMPDAELYFITGADALTEIFTWRDVAELFELAHFVGCTRPGYEMDPATIGDIPSDRVSIVEIPALAISSTDCRERTERGEPIWYLVPDGVVQYVAKHRLYTPALEGDTA, from the coding sequence ATGACTCCTCGCCGCCGCGTGGGCGTGATGGGTGGCACGTTCGACCCCATCCACCACGGCCACCTCGTGGCGGCGAGCGAGGTCCGCGCGTGGTTCGACCTCGACGAGGTCGTCTTCGTCCCCACGGGTGACCCGTGGCAGAAGACCGCACGCGACGGCCGGTCGGTCAGTCCCGCCGAGCACCGCTACCTGATGACGGTGATCGCGACGGCGGCCAACCCGAGCTTCCGGGTCTCGCGCGTGGACATCGACCGTGACGGTCCGACGTACACGATCGACACGCTGCGCGACCTCGCCGCGGAGATGCCGGATGCGGAGCTCTACTTCATCACCGGCGCCGACGCGCTGACCGAGATCTTCACCTGGCGCGACGTGGCGGAGCTCTTCGAGCTCGCGCACTTCGTCGGCTGCACCCGCCCGGGGTACGAGATGGACCCGGCCACGATCGGGGACATTCCCTCCGATCGTGTTTCCATCGTGGAGATCCCGGCGCTGGCCATCTCCTCGACCGACTGCCGTGAGCGCACCGAGCGCGGGGAGCCGATCTGGTACCTCGTGCCCGATGGCGTCGTGCAGTACGTCGCCAAGCACCGCCTCTACACACCTGCCCTCGAAGGGGACACCGCATGA
- a CDS encoding glutamate-5-semialdehyde dehydrogenase, producing MSIEQDVQAAALRAREASHELAVATRATKDAALHAMADALVAHTPRILAANADDVARAEEGGTPPNIIDRLRLTEQRIADMADGLRMVAGLADPVGEVVRGSTLANGLELRQIRVPFGVVGMIYEARPNVTADAAGICLKSGNAVLLRGSGSALSSNAAIVEVLRDAVAGASLPADVIQLVSAESHDSVKALMQARGLVDVLIPRGGAGLINAVVTESIVPVIETGVGVCHVYVDAAADLDKALAIVMNSKTHRTSVCNSAESLLVHEAIADDFLPRVIEALQGAGVAIHGDDRFQEYDDVTAATDEDYACEYLALEISARVVGDIEDAIAHIRRFSSGHTDAIVTEDQRAARRFTAAVDSAAVMVNASTRFTDGGEFGFGAEIGISTQKLHARGPMGLPEMTSTKYVVTGDGHIR from the coding sequence GTGAGCATCGAGCAGGACGTCCAGGCAGCAGCACTCCGCGCCCGCGAGGCCAGCCACGAGCTGGCCGTCGCCACGCGCGCGACCAAGGACGCAGCGCTGCACGCGATGGCCGACGCGCTCGTCGCCCACACCCCGCGGATCCTCGCGGCCAACGCCGACGACGTCGCGCGGGCAGAGGAGGGCGGCACGCCGCCCAACATCATCGACCGCCTGCGCCTGACCGAGCAGCGGATCGCGGACATGGCCGACGGCCTGCGCATGGTCGCGGGCCTCGCCGACCCGGTCGGCGAGGTCGTGCGGGGCAGCACGCTGGCCAACGGCCTCGAGCTGCGCCAGATCCGGGTGCCGTTCGGTGTCGTCGGCATGATCTACGAGGCGCGCCCCAACGTCACCGCCGACGCCGCCGGCATCTGCCTGAAGTCGGGCAACGCGGTGCTGCTGCGCGGCTCGGGCAGCGCCCTGAGCTCCAACGCCGCCATCGTCGAGGTGCTCCGCGACGCCGTCGCGGGCGCCTCCCTGCCCGCCGACGTCATCCAGCTGGTATCTGCGGAGAGCCACGACTCGGTCAAGGCGCTGATGCAGGCCCGCGGCCTGGTCGACGTGCTCATCCCGCGCGGTGGCGCCGGTCTGATCAACGCGGTGGTCACCGAGTCGATCGTGCCGGTCATCGAGACCGGCGTCGGCGTCTGCCACGTCTACGTCGACGCCGCCGCTGACCTCGACAAGGCGCTGGCCATCGTCATGAACTCCAAGACCCACCGCACGAGCGTCTGCAACTCCGCCGAGTCGCTGCTCGTGCACGAGGCGATCGCCGACGACTTCCTCCCGCGGGTGATCGAGGCACTCCAGGGCGCTGGGGTGGCGATCCACGGCGACGACCGCTTCCAGGAGTACGACGACGTCACCGCCGCCACCGACGAGGACTACGCGTGCGAGTACCTCGCGCTCGAGATCTCGGCGCGCGTGGTGGGCGACATCGAGGACGCCATCGCGCACATCCGCCGCTTCTCGAGCGGCCACACCGACGCGATCGTCACCGAGGACCAGCGGGCAGCGCGTCGCTTCACCGCGGCGGTCGACTCGGCGGCGGTGATGGTCAACGCCAGCACGCGATTCACCGACGGCGGCGAGTTCGGCTTCGGGGCCGAGATCGGCATCTCGACGCAGAAGCTGCACGCGCGCGGCCCCATGGGCCTGCCCGAGATGACCAGCACGAAGTACGTCGTCACCGGCGACGGCCACATTCGCTGA
- a CDS encoding SGNH/GDSL hydrolase family protein, whose product MRVLLCGDSQLARLARYPLPVARHVVNRAVGGATALEVAQQVADLDPREFDVVMLGVGTNDAGTRPVPLSDFTAAVRSLVDWARPTPVVFVSSPGADPRADAAYDDANMAAYAAAARDVVTAAGGRFVDTPRLLGPLGRVGRMPDGIHVGKLAHAVYIPALRRAARRALA is encoded by the coding sequence ATGCGCGTCCTCCTCTGCGGCGACAGCCAGCTTGCCCGCCTCGCCCGCTACCCCCTTCCGGTCGCTCGCCACGTCGTCAACCGGGCCGTCGGCGGAGCGACCGCCCTCGAGGTCGCGCAGCAGGTGGCCGATCTCGACCCGCGGGAGTTCGACGTCGTCATGCTGGGCGTCGGGACCAACGACGCCGGCACCCGGCCCGTGCCCCTCTCCGACTTCACGGCCGCCGTGCGGTCGCTCGTCGACTGGGCGCGCCCGACTCCCGTGGTGTTCGTGTCCAGCCCGGGCGCCGACCCGCGTGCCGACGCGGCCTACGACGACGCGAACATGGCGGCCTACGCCGCCGCCGCGCGGGACGTCGTGACCGCTGCCGGCGGCCGCTTCGTCGACACGCCGCGCCTGCTGGGGCCGCTCGGGCGCGTCGGCCGCATGCCCGACGGCATCCACGTCGGCAAGCTGGCGCACGCCGTGTACATACCCGCGCTCCGGCGGGCCGCGCGGCGGGCCCTGGCGTGA
- a CDS encoding SGNH/GDSL hydrolase family protein translates to MRVLIAGDSHLARPVRGGWSIAPGAVSVAVGGSVATDLPCQVATLDPSAYDVVVVSIGTNDAGWREVPLEEFRAAVSGFLSWAGQTPVLLMTSPGCDESRASGHWSDARLRAYADAAAEAVTRAGGSVLSTPSVLAPLGAAAFVEDGFHLTPAAYDLLLPALAEAARATGRSR, encoded by the coding sequence GTGAGGGTCCTGATCGCCGGCGACAGCCACCTCGCCCGCCCGGTCCGGGGCGGCTGGTCGATCGCTCCGGGCGCCGTTTCGGTGGCGGTCGGCGGCTCCGTGGCCACCGACCTCCCCTGCCAGGTGGCCACGCTCGACCCGTCGGCATACGACGTGGTGGTGGTGTCGATCGGCACCAACGACGCGGGCTGGCGCGAGGTCCCGCTGGAGGAGTTCCGCGCGGCGGTCTCGGGGTTCCTCTCCTGGGCCGGCCAGACACCGGTCCTCCTGATGACGTCTCCCGGATGCGACGAGTCACGCGCGTCGGGGCACTGGAGCGACGCCCGCCTCCGCGCGTACGCCGACGCCGCGGCGGAGGCCGTCACGCGAGCCGGGGGCAGCGTGCTGAGCACCCCGTCCGTGCTGGCTCCCCTCGGTGCAGCCGCGTTCGTCGAGGACGGCTTCCACCTCACGCCGGCGGCGTACGACCTGCTGCTGCCCGCACTGGCGGAAGCCGCGCGCGCCACTGGCCGCAGTCGCTGA
- a CDS encoding electron transfer flavoprotein subunit alpha/FixB family protein, translated as MAEILVLVDHVDGAVRKTTNELLTIARRIGEPSAVFIGSGAAPVEALAKFGAEKVYVVDDAEIKGYLVAPKAEVLQQIAAQANPGAILISSSAEGKEIAARLAIKLESGVITDAVDVDANGVTTQSVFAGNYTVQAKVTKGTPIITVKPNAAAPEEVAGAGTAVPTAVTISDAAKAATIVASQPRQATGRPELTEAAIVVSGGRGTGGDFTAVEALADELGAAVGASRAAVDSGWKPHTFQVGQTGKVVSPQLYVANGISGAIQHRAGMQTSKTIVAVNKDEEAPIFELVDFGVVGDLHTVLPALTNEIKARKG; from the coding sequence ATGGCTGAGATTCTGGTTCTCGTCGACCACGTCGACGGTGCTGTCCGCAAGACCACCAACGAGCTCCTCACGATCGCCCGCCGCATCGGCGAGCCGTCGGCCGTCTTCATCGGCTCGGGCGCTGCCCCGGTCGAGGCGCTGGCCAAGTTCGGTGCCGAGAAGGTCTACGTCGTCGACGACGCCGAGATCAAGGGCTACCTCGTCGCCCCCAAGGCCGAGGTGCTGCAGCAGATCGCCGCCCAGGCCAACCCGGGCGCGATCCTGATCTCCTCCTCCGCCGAGGGCAAGGAGATCGCGGCTCGCCTGGCGATCAAGCTCGAGTCGGGTGTCATCACCGACGCCGTCGACGTCGACGCCAACGGTGTGACCACGCAGTCCGTCTTCGCGGGCAACTACACCGTCCAGGCGAAGGTCACCAAGGGCACCCCGATCATCACGGTCAAGCCCAACGCTGCCGCCCCGGAGGAGGTCGCCGGCGCCGGCACCGCCGTCCCGACGGCCGTCACCATCTCCGACGCCGCCAAGGCCGCCACCATCGTGGCCTCGCAGCCGCGTCAGGCGACGGGTCGCCCCGAGCTCACCGAGGCCGCCATCGTGGTCTCCGGTGGTCGTGGCACCGGCGGTGACTTCACCGCGGTCGAGGCCCTCGCCGACGAGCTCGGTGCCGCTGTCGGTGCCTCGCGTGCCGCCGTCGACTCCGGCTGGAAGCCGCACACCTTCCAGGTGGGCCAGACCGGCAAGGTCGTGTCGCCGCAGCTGTACGTCGCCAACGGCATCTCCGGTGCGATCCAGCACCGCGCCGGCATGCAGACGTCGAAGACGATCGTCGCGGTCAACAAGGACGAGGAGGCGCCGATCTTCGAGCTCGTCGACTTCGGTGTCGTCGGTGACCTGCACACCGTCCTCCCGGCGCTGACCAACGAGATCAAGGCGCGCAAGGGCTGA